The Drosophila bipectinata strain 14024-0381.07 chromosome 2L, DbipHiC1v2, whole genome shotgun sequence genome has a segment encoding these proteins:
- the Wdr62 gene encoding uncharacterized protein Wdr62 isoform X5, whose translation MDAPDVGRIIRAPARRKRNEEQLMDRIKLKKVLGLTVCSNAALDVSPVSGLLAYPAGCTVVLFNAKRQTQAYLVNTSRKAFTSVAFSRCGRYVATGECGINPAIKVWELESPNGSLEHCTGGSVVAEFVDHKYAVTCVAFSPTGKYLVSVGSQHDMIVNVFDWRANLKMASNKISSKVAAVCFAEDGSYFVTVGNRHVKYWYLEGGRKYKDPIPLMGRSAILGDLRDNDFCAVACGKGICAESTYAITRQGHLVEFSSRRLLDKWVQCRTTNANCLCVNERFILVGCAESIIRIFNAATLEYVTTLPRTHYLGVDVAQGIQINHIMSVPQQAKFPDCIAMVFDEQRSKVSCVYNDHSLYIWDLRDISRVGKSHSFLYHSTCIWGVETVPYNVEREPSQTLPEECFVTCSSDDTIRVWGLDGCTNNDIYRRNIYSKELLKIVYSDEELQFIKDQGSSLFDKSGNSSYDGRNGVRCIKISPELQHLASGDRCGNIRVYSLVNLRLLTTIEAHESEVLCLEYSNEKIERKLLASASRDRLIHVFDVAQDYLLLQTLDDHSSSITSIKFVGAGLNFQMISCGADKSIMFRSFQGNIFMRGTNTSGKTTLYDMEVDSNAKHILTACQDRNVRVYGTQNAKQTKTFKGSHSDEGSLIKLSLDPSGIYVATSCTDKTLAVYDYYSSECMARMYGHSELVTGLKFTNDCRHLISASGDGCIFIWQVPHDMIVTMQARMSQQRLRSGHAPLPRPLAPISPPEGIVMESPTSEIEQPQLQPKFGVTERFSDVGQLPQWAMRKAAGDSDSGALSIPTPSGGGANAVPALHAASSMGNLSSSPSQQMAPRARGRWAQRSTQLETADDLRSNSESPLGTVSSVGGHSGVNVQTSDYNSASSKDIMYNQTYLSEDSSIDSGMETRRGELKFIGSSNNGTVVTVSSVSSLAVSASNGAMPAPGSGAGPQRLQLPDKRGKPGLRFDTHTHDHDGDVEDISDGERTSSDHGMFYNNLAPSTPTDFKVTAMNEEELRKSVRRQKFEKSGLQLTPPALSGNGSSHTASTGTGTGTSDTEDEGSTPSAENAERSLASTLGGSSENLPQTSNSFLHAALPEGPGLTSPMERGTSSRRSISAKHNTENGKGVAAPPTITKSYTSTKKEELLQVINKVKQQLENVGHRPLRGSHSISDLSLAANLDGSRNTGSGPGRYTKPVVASHDTPQYISPQNATANTQQQYLPVQEPQKQQQPPHPQSQQPHYAPTASQQFFNCAAPKSKLQQNFQTMRQVQQHYPPYPHHVGVHQIHPPPGVPFGGGSSAGARYNSQQQPRQQQQTTPRVKRNPAGNNRRTPSILKHYKSCPVSPVHEEVEWSAEGNERGALLGEPKRHSVYADDARTILDMIHADTEKMIDEITRKYGDLDEPGGLPASYSMPANLRNLGGLGSTGDSTPTRRTTQYYVYQEFYQCERKVSLSDILQPEQFAASQRRLEEARFLETQRHSSASFFLTGQQSQESLSLLSDGDGAGSYCNSLESVLSDESDCQSAPLEHPQVAQVIHQRHAGIRNFIIHGPVSKSYGNSPNAYGSFDYYMRQQHAAATDSFDVTSYNLEPLKPLPSSKTYPRIAQVQASENIPTLRSKNKQYNSGVNKSLSTDFAQQRQQRNSNPCMQSGDTMFVRKQLKPKPPVPAKPQSLMSTLSQVEKQQKHQQKSQSRTASVVQQFEHNLQKFEKEKQREREQQRRPAMRSSVSSGALAGSGSRTQSCLKKVSRFDNSESSRRATSVRQKNRPKISVRFNTVSQIKYTPSAKRERQAAISREEEPDPEPEMELEVGSLPSDYGERSFEMYFAENGNAPENLENMQSLKLYTKPQLQAVVDEIQQEREKYRKNLDNAGRIREKSGKGGKGDTTTTSHQCQNIAKKIDIIEKLIAMEECKMEQIRLATESRLRPFNCNAKEKGYVKSLTMNFDMLARGEEPMEDDELTSGEASHLCAYARNMRRNCSLPDVLESTDFSDMYSNQDVELAKEVKADDEKLDAEATVHADDDEEGTRTAVVLRMESGNPKTLNPMPIEESSIRRACSLSDLHMGNFGKPGKSNGTPQKPQVQHRNGNISRSASKRNSLQGKTGLGASSNSMNVLNQGSDSEPEDSNRLRSASNGQGRSNGPIAANRQYSNKINNVNNNRRKTPNFSSATPMQDDSSSEETPNSTANNKPIVPPRPRNLGFDHKSKILINNLSGSPGNAGKQRNSVTNLEDYEGTDPEAQVHNVINKLYTTTQAAMQLHANLKNSLLLKELENALIMSRNMLSSIPTNRQAEKTNNGGGLGGNSGGLNHEQLNAENGDYLMMVNNCADLLSNLRTKHKPDDCENNS comes from the exons ataaaactcaaaaaagtCTTGGGCCTGACTGTGTGCAGCAATGCGGCTCTGGATGTGTCCCCAGTCAGCGGCCTGCTGGCCTATCCAGCTGG cTGCACCGTGGTGCTGTTCAACGCCAAGCGCCAGACACAGGCCTACTTGGTCAACACCTCCCGCAAAGCATTCACATCCGTGGCCTTCTCCCGCTGCGGTCGCTACGTGGCCACCGGCGAGTGTGGCATCAATCCGGCGATCAAGGTCTGGGAGCTGGAGTCACCCAACGGCAGTCTGGAGCACTGCACTGGCGGCAGTGTTGTGGCAGAGTTTGTGGATCACAAATACGCCGTCACCTGTGTG GCCTTTTCGCCCACGGGCAAGTACCTGGTTTCGGTGGGCTCCCAGCACGATATGATCGTCAATGTGTTCGACTGGCGGGCCAACCTGAAGATGGCCTCGAATAAAATCAGCTCGAAAGTGGCTGCCGTTTGCTTTGCCGAGGATGGTAGCTACTTCGTCACTGTGGGCAATCGCCATGTCAAATATTGGTATCTCGAAGGAGGCAGGAAG TACAAGGATCCAATTCCCTTGATGGGACGCAGCGCCATTCTGGGTGATTTGCGGGACAACGACTTCTGTGCGGTGGCATGTGGCAAGGGCATCTGTGCGGAGAGCACGTACGCCATCACCCGTCAAGGACATCTGGTGGAGTTTAGCTCCCGCCGCCTGCTGGACAAGTGGGTGCAGTGCCGCACCACCAACGCCAACTGCCTCTGCGTCAACGAGCGCTTCATTCTCGTGGGCTGTGCCGAGTCCATTATTCGGATCTTCAACGCGGCCACGCTGGAGTATGTGACCACTCTGCCACGCACCCACTACCTGGGCGTGGACGTGGCCCAGGGCATTCAAATCAATCACATAATGTCGGTGCCGCAACAGGCCAAGTTTCCGGACTGTATTGCCATGGTTTTTGACGAGCAGCGATCCAAG GTGAGCTGCGTCTACAACGATCATTCGCTGTATATCTGGGATCTGCGCGACATCTCGCGGGTGGGAAAGTCGCACTCCTTCCTCTACCACTCCACGTGCATCTGGGGCGTGGAGACAGTGCCATACAACGTAGAGCGGGAGCCATCACAAACTCTGCCAGAGGAGTGCTTTGTGACCTGCTCCTCGGACGATACGATTCGTGTCTGGGGCCTGGATGGCTGCACCAACAACGACATCTATCGGCGGAACATCTACTCCAAGGAGCTCCTCAAAATCGTGTACAGCGACGAGGAGCTGCAGTTCATCAAGGACCAGGGCTCGTCGCTGTTCGACAAGAGCGGCAACTCCTCCTACGACGGCCGCAACGGAGTGCGATGCATCAAGATCAGCCCGGAGCTGCAGCATCTGGCCAGCGGAGATCGGTGTGGCAATATCCGGGTGTACAGCCTGGTGAATCTCCGCCTGCTGACCACCATCGAGGCCCACGAGTCGGAGGTCCTCTGTCTGGAGTACTCCAACGAGAAGATCGAAAGGAAACTACTGGCCAGTGCCAGTCGGGATCGCTTGATACACGTCTTCGATGTGGCCCAGGACTACTTGCTGCTCCAGACCCTGGACGATCACAGCTCTTCGATCACCTCGATCAAGTTTGTGGGTGCCGGACTGAACTTCCAGATGATAAGTTGCGGGGCCGACAAGTCCATCATGTTCCGGAGTTTTCAG GGAAACATCTTCATGCGGGGCACAAACACCTCTGGAAAGACGACTCTGTACGACATGGAGGTGGACTCGAATGCCAAACACATTCTGACAGCCTGTCAGGACAGGAATGTCCGGGTCTATGGCACCCAGAATGCCAAGCAGACGAAGACCTTCAAGGGCTCCCACTCGGACGAGGGAAGCCTCATCAAGCTCAGCCTAGATCCCAGTGGCATTTACGTGGCCACCTCCTGCACGGACAAGACCCTGGCTGTCTACGACTATTACTCCAGCGAGTGCATGGCCAGGATGTACGGACACAGTGAGCTGGTCACGGGCCTCAAGTTCACCAACGACTGCCGGCACCTGATCTCGGCAAGCGGCGACGGTTGCATCTTCATTTGGCAGGTGCCCCACGACATGATCGTGACCATGCAGGCGAGAATGTCCCAGCAGCGCCTGCGCTCGGGGCATGCCCCGTTGCCGAGGCCATTGGCGCCCATTTCGCCACCGGAGGGCATAGTTATGGAGTCGCCCACCAGCGAGATCGAACAGCCTCAGTTGCAGCCAAAGTTTGGAGTCACAGAGCGCTTCTCGGATGTGGGACAGTTGCCACAGTGGGCGATGCGCAAGGCTGCCGGGGATTCGGATAGCGGAGCTCTGTCCATCCCCACGCCCAGTGGTGGTGGCGCCAATGCTGTTCCCGCCCTCCATGCCGCCTCCTCGATGGGCAACCTCAGCTCCTCGCCCAGTCAACAGATGGCGCCGCGGGCCCGGGGCCGATGGGCGCAGAGGAGCACCCAGCTGGAGACGGCGGACGATCTGCGTTCGAACTCGGAAAGCCCCCTGGGCACAGTCTCGTCGGTGGGCGGACACAGTGGCGTCAATGTCCAGACATCCGACTACAACAGTGCCTCCTCCAAGGACATCATGTACAATCAAACCTACTTGAGCGAAGACTCGTCCATCGACTCGGGCATGGAGACCCGCAGGGGCGAACTGAAGTTCATTGGTAGCAGCAACAACGGAACGGTGGTCACAGTGTCTTCCGTCTCCTCGCTGGCTGTTTCAGCCTCTAATGGTGCCATGCCTGCTCCGGGCTCGGGAGCCGGACCTCAGCGTCTCCAGCTGCCGGATAAAAGGGGGAAACCCGGACTGCGCTTCGATACCCACACCCACGATCATGATGGCGACGTGGAGGATATTTCCGATGGCGAACGCACCAGCTCGGACCATGGAATGTTCTACAACAACCTGGCGCCCAGCACGCCCAC AGATTTCAAAGTAACGGCCATGAACGAGGAGGAGCTACGCAAGTCGGTGCGCCGCCAAAAGTTCGAGAAATCTGGCCTGCAGCTGACACCCCCGGCCCTCAGTGGCAACGGAAGCTCGCACACGGCCAGCACTGGAACCGGAACTGGCACATCCGACACCGAGGACGAAGGCTCCACGCCCAGTGCCGAAAATGCAGAGCGCTCGCTGGCCTCCACTCTGGGTGGCAGCTCCGAAAACCTGCCCCAGACCAGCAACAGCTTCCTGCACGCCGCTCTGCCCGAAGGCCCCGGACTGACATCGCCCATGGAGCGGGGCACCAGCA GTCGCCGCAGCATCAGCGCCAAGCACAACACCGAGAATGGCAAAGGGGTGGCTGCGCCGCCCACCATCACCAAGTCGTATACCAGCACCAAGAAGGAGGAGCTGCTGCAGGTCATCAACAAGGTCAAGCAGCAGCTGGAGAAT GTAGGCCATAGACCCCTTCGGGGAAGCCATAGCATATCGGACCTGAGTCTGGCTGCCAATTTGGATGGCTCGAGGAATACGGGCAGTGGTCCCGGAAGATATACAAAGCCAG TTGTTGCTTCCCATGACACTCCGCAGTACATTAGCCCCCAAAACGCAACCGCGAATACCCAGCAGCAATATCTACCAGTGCAGGAGCCCcagaagcaacagcagccgccACATCCCCAAAGCCAGCAGCCCCATTATGCCCCAACTGCCTCTCAGCAATTTTTCAACTGCGCTGCCCCCAAATCCAAGCTGCAACAGAATTTCCAGACAATGCGGCAGGTGCAACAGCACTATCCTCCCTATCCTCATCACGTGGGTGTTCATCAGATACACCCGCCACCGGGAGTGCCATTTGGAGGGGGATCCTCTGCGGGAGCTAGATACAACTCCCAACAGCAGCCACGCCAGCAACAGCAAACTACGCCAAGGGTTAAACGGAATCCTGCCGGAAATAATAGGAGAACACCCAGTATTTTAAAGCACTACAAGTCCTGTCCAGTGTCACCAGTCCACGAGGAGGTGGAGTGGTCGGCCGAGGGCAACGAAAGGGGAGCTCTTCTGGGCGAACCCAAGAGACACTCCGTCTATGCGGACGATGCCCGCACCATCCTGGATATGATCCATGCCGATACTGAAAAGATGATTGACGAAATCACCCGAAAATATGGAGATTTAGACGAGCCAGGAGGTCTGCCGGCTTCCTACTCCATGCCGGCGAATCTGAGGAACTTGGGAGGCCTGGGGTCCACGGGAGACTCCACGCCCACAAGACGCACCACCCAGTACTACGTTTACCAGGAGTTTTATCAGTGTGAGAGGAAAGTGTCCCTCTCGGACATCCTCCAGCCAGAGCAGTTTGCAGCCAGCCAGAGGAGATTGGAGGAGGCCAGGTTCCTGGAGACGCAGCGACATTCCAGTGCCAGTTTCTTCCTGACAGGACAGCAGAGTCAGGAGTCCTTGTCCCTGCTCTCTGATGGCGATGGAGCCGGTAGCTATTGCAACAGCCTGGAGAGTGTGCTCTCCGACGAGAGCGACTGCCAGAGTGCTCCTTTGGAGCATCCACAGGTGGCGCAGGTGATCCACCAACGACATGCCGGCATCCGGAACTTTATCATCCATGGCCCTGTTTCGAAGTCCTACGGAAACAGTCCCAATGCCTATGGAAGCTTTGATTACTACATGCGGCAGCAGCATGCCGCTGCAACAGATAGCTTTGATGTCACCAGCTACAATCTAGAGCCGCTGAAGCCCCTGCCCAGTTCGAAGACATATCCAAGAATAGCTCAGGTCCAGGCCTCTGAAAATATACCCACTCTGCGATCGAAAAACAAGCAATACAACTCGGGAGTTAATAAATCGCTAAGCACGGACTTTGCTCAGCAGCGCCAACAACGAAACTCAAATCCCTGCATGCAGTCGGGAGACACTATGTTTGTAAGAAAACAGCTCAAGCCAAAGCCTCCCGTTCCAGCAAAGCCCCAGAGTCTAATGAGCACTTTAAGCCAAGTGGAAAAGCAGCAGAAGCACCAGCAGAAATCCCAGTCGAGAACTGCCAGTGTGGTCCAGCAGTTCGAGCATAAtttgcaaaaatttgaaaaggaAAAGCAGAGGGAGCGTGAGCAGCAGCGACGGCCGGCCATGAGGAGCTCGGTGAGCAGTGGAGCTCTGGCCGGAAGTGGGTCAAGAACCCAGAGCTGCCTAAAGAAGGTATCCAGATTCGATAACTCCGAGAGCAGCAGGAGAGCCACTAGTGTTCGGCAAAAGAACCGACCCAAGATCTCAGTTCGCTTCAACACAGTCTCCCAGATCAAGTACACGCCTAGTGCCAAACGGGAGAGGCAGGCGGCTATCAGCCGGGAGGAAGAGCCCGATCCGGAACCGGAAATGGAACTAGAGGTAGGCAGTCTACCCAGCGACTACGGGGAACGTAGCTTCGAAATGTATTTTGCGGAGAATGGCAATGCCCCGGAGAACTTGGAAAATATGCAATCGTTAAAGCTCTATACGAAACCCCAACTCCAGGCAGTGGTTGATGAGATCCAACAAGAGAGGGAGAAGTATAGAAAAAATCTAGATAATGCTGGACGGATTAGGGAGAAATCGGGCAAGGGAGGAAAGGGAGACACCACCACAACCAGTCATCAGTGCCAGAATATCGCCAAGAAGATTGATATCATTGAGAAACTGATTGCCATGGAGGAGTGCAAAATGGAGCAGATACGCTTGGCCACCGAGTCCCGGCTAAGACCCTTCAACTGCAACGCCAAGGAGAAGGGctacgtgaagagcctgaccATGAACTTTGATATGTTGGCTCGCGGTGAGGAGCCAATGGAGGATGACGAACTGACCTCCGGAGAGGCGTCACACCTCTGTGCCTATGCGAGAAATATGCGTAGGAACTGCAGCTTGCCGGATGTCCTGGAGAGCACTGACTTCTCGGACATGTACAGCAATCAGGATGTGGAGTTGGCCAAAGAGGTCAAGGCCGATGACGAAAAGCTGGATGCCGAAGCCACTGTccatgctgatgatgatgaggaaGGCACCAGGACTGCTGTTGTTTTAAGGATGGAGTCAG GCAATCCCAAAACGCTCAATCCCATGCCCATCGAGGAGTCCTCCATACGCCGCGCCTGTTCGCTGAGCGACCTGCACATGGGCAACTTTGGCAAGC CTGGAAAATCGAATGGAACTCCACAAAAACCACAGGTTCAACACCGCAATGGCAACATTTCCAGATCTGCCAGCAAGCGGAACAGCCTCCAGGGTAAAACAGGTCTAGGTGCCTCCAGCAACTCTATGAATGTTCTTAACCAGGGT AGCGACTCAGAGCCTGAGGACAGCAATCGCTTGCGCAGTGCCAGCAACGGACAGGGACGCAGTAATGGTCCTATTG CTGCCAATCGCCAGTACAGCAACAAGATCAACAATGTTAACAACAATCGTCGCAAAACGCCAAACTTTAGCAGTG CCACACCCATGCAGGATGACTCCAGCTCCGAGGAGACGCCCAATAGCACTGCCAATAACAAGCCCATTGTGCCGCCAAGGCCAAGAAATCTGGGCTTTGATCACAAGAGCAAGATCTTGATCAACAACCTAAGTGGTAGTCCAGGCAATGCTGGAAAACAGAGGAATAGTGTTACTAATCTAGAGGATTATGAGGGCACAGATC CTGAGGCCCAAGTGCACAATGTGATTAATAAACTTTATACAACAACCCAAGCAGCCATGCAGTTGCATGCCAATCTTAAGAATTCGCTGCTGCTGAAGGAACTGGAGAATGCGCTGATCATGTCCAGGAATATGCTCAGCAGCATCCCCACCAATAG ACAAGCGGAGAAGACAAACAATGGTGGCGGACTGGGCGGGAACAGTGGTGGACTGAACCACGAGCAGCTGAACGCTGAGAACGGAGACTATCTGATGATGGTCAACAACTGTGCCGATCTTTTGAGCAATTTACGCACGAAGCACAAACCCGATGACTGTGAGAATAACTCCTAG